In Gordonia sp. SL306, the genomic window CGGACGCCGCGCTGGTGAGTGCCTGCGTGAGGATCAGCACGAGCGCGCCGAGCGCCACGATCAGGGTTTTGCGGATCTGGGAGGGCTTGTAGCCGAACAGCTTCATGGTCATGCCGCCTTTCCGGTGAGGTCGACCTTGACGCCCGTGGGCACGTAGGTCAGGGTTCCGTGCTCGAAGTGCTGCACGATGTTGTCGGTGCCGGGCACCGGGGTTTCGTCCGACGTGGGGTAGCCGACGGCCGATTCTTCCCAGCCCATCGCCTTGTACTGGTCGCCGATCGCGCCGTGGACGTAGAAGCCGCGCGAGGCCCCGTCCTGGCGCAGCAGTGTGCCGCCCTCGAATGCCTGCACCGCGCCGCCGTCGAGCTTCGTGAACGGCCGTGTCGGGTAGCCCAGTGGTCCGGTCTCCCACTGGTAGTCGGCACCCCACGTCTCAAACAGCCCGCCGTGAGGGATGACGTAGGCAGCCTTTGCGCCGCTGCGCCAGTAGATGTGCGCGTCGGCGAACTCGGCCCAGGCGCCGTCCTTGAGCTTGTTCTCGCCCTTGGTGATGCGAGCGCCCACCCACGGTGTCGCGGCGGCCGCGGCGTCGATGAGGTTCGGCACGACGGGCGCGACACCAGCCGACAGAGCTCGCTTGATGAGCTCGTCGAACGGGAATCCCATGCCGGGGTCGGTGTGTCCGCCGCCGCGCTGCCCGAAGTCCATGTGCCCGACGACGCCGGCCGCCTTGATCGGCCAGCCCGACCGGCCGCGGTCGCCTGCGTAGACGAGCGGGATGCCGTACTGCTGGTGCGCTGCGGCGAGCGCCTTGGCCGCCCGGGTGATGGCCAAGTCTTCGTTGAGTCCGTCGCCCGAGTCGTCGACCCCGTCGAGCCATTGGCCGCGCGACCATTCGGCGAACGATCCGGCGATGCAGATGTGGATGCCGAGATCGTTCGCGTCGGCGGCCGCCCACGGTCCCTCGTTGAGGGGGACGATCTCGACGGTGTCGCGGCCGTCGATCGACAGGTTGTAGGCAACCGGGTTGCCCGTCGTCGCGGTGCCGTTGCAGAAGTTGGCGAGCGCGACCGCGGTGCTCTTCGCCTGCTGCGTGTGGAACACCGCGAACGGGGTTCTGGCTCGCGGGCCGTTCGAGTTGCCGATACCGGCGCTGCTCGCGTTGTAGCCGTGCATGACCTTGGTGATGCCGTAGTCGGGCATGGTGGTACCTCCGGTGTTGAGTCGGTCGTAGAGTGCCGAGGCTTCGGTGAACCGCTGGTCGTAGCGGTCAGGGAAGGCGGACCCCTGCACGGCCTGCGCGTAACTGCCGGGCGAGCGGGTGCCGTTGTAGTCGAGCTTCGCGAGGCGTCCGAAGAACAGTGCCGCCGACTTGGCGACGTCCATGCAGGTGGCGCAGTCGGCCCACCACCACTGCCCGTTGCTGCCCTTGCGGATCTGCTGCTGGAACACGCCGACGCTGTAGCCGTCGGAGCCGACCTCATCGTGCGGGAGTTTCAGCGACTCGGGAACTTTCGCGTTGGCGTACATGAGGATCGGGCCGACCTGGCCCGGGGCGATCGGTCCGGCTTCCACGAGCGCGGTCGCCAGGCCGATCTTGATGCCGCGCGGGGTGATGCCCATCGAATGACCGGTGGCGATGATGGTGCGGGCGTAGTCGTCCGATGACATGGGTGACCTCCGGTCACAGTGACGAAATGGGTTGGCACTAAATGGCGTTGGCGAAACCGTGCAGCGAACCTTGGATGTCGCCGAGGCCGCCGAACAGCCGATCCCACGGACCTTTCGCGCGCTTGTCGCGGCCGATCGTCGGCGTTTCGACGACCCGCTCACCGGGGGCGTCCTCGATGGTCACCGACGACACGTACTGTTCGACGGTGTTGCCGCGGTCCCAGCAGGTGACGATGTCGCCCAACTGGTAGCGGCGCGGGGTGTTGTTGTCGACGCCGAAGCTGATGCCGCGGCCGTCCGGTGTGCCACCTTGGGCGGTGATGGTGAGTTCTTCCTTGCCGCCGTGCTCTTTGAGCCAGGTGTGCGCGGTCGAATATCCGTCGATCGACCAGGCCGCCGTGTTGTCGGCGAACCCTTCGGGGAGCGCGTCGGCGTGCCCGATCTCGTCGGCAACCTCCTGATCCCAATACACCTGGTAGGCGAAAAAGATGTTGTCGAACAGGTCACCGACGCCGACCGAGAGGCCTGCAACACCGCCGGCGCCGGGGATGGTGGCGATGGCGGCGACGATGGCGGCGATCGCAAGGTTGGCGCCGATCTCGATGATGTCGTTGAGAACCGACGGACTCTTACCGCCGACGATCGCCCGCCATGCGGTGGCATGCGTCTCGGAGTACTTGAACGACCTGATCTGCCCGCCGTCGGTGCGGAACTGCACGTGGCGGCGATCCCGCTTGAGTTGGGTGGTGAACACGTATCCGGCTTGGTCCATGTCGTAGGACCACAGGCCGTCGTTGACGGGCTTGAGGAGTTGGGTGAGGTCGAGGAATGTGTCGCTCGAGGGTCCGCCGCCGGACGCCGACCCGGGTGTAGACCCGGTACGCCGACGCCAGTAGGTCGGTCAGGTCTGAGGTTGTCAGCAGCCGTTGCGGTATTTGCCGATGCACCCAGTGCAGTTCGGCCATCAGTGATTCACGGTCATTCATGGGAGAAGCCATGCGGGCTACACCTCTATGGGATCGAGCGCCCGGGCTGGGGCGCAAACGGGCACGCGATAAGCGCTACGGATCGCCGTCGGTCCCAGTACCCTTGTGGGTGATGAGCGACGTCAGGCGACCGGATTACGGTTCGGAGATCCGCAAGCTACGGCTTGGGCGGGGTTGGGGTCGCGAGCGGTTGGCGGAAGAATCCGGCCTCACCGTTGCCGACGTCGATGAGGCCGAACAGGGTGACTTCGACAACGTGGCTGCCATTTTGACCGCGCTCGAAGCGGAACCGCTCACGTTGGTGTTGCCGCAAGCGATGGCCGACTATCTGCGGACGGTGCGGCCGATTGCTGATCGTGTCCCGGCGGAGCAGTTGCCGATCGCGCTGGCGGAGTGTCTGGGCAT contains:
- a CDS encoding N-acetylmuramoyl-L-alanine amidase, translated to MSSDDYARTIIATGHSMGITPRGIKIGLATALVEAGPIAPGQVGPILMYANAKVPESLKLPHDEVGSDGYSVGVFQQQIRKGSNGQWWWADCATCMDVAKSAALFFGRLAKLDYNGTRSPGSYAQAVQGSAFPDRYDQRFTEASALYDRLNTGGTTMPDYGITKVMHGYNASSAGIGNSNGPRARTPFAVFHTQQAKSTAVALANFCNGTATTGNPVAYNLSIDGRDTVEIVPLNEGPWAAADANDLGIHICIAGSFAEWSRGQWLDGVDDSGDGLNEDLAITRAAKALAAAHQQYGIPLVYAGDRGRSGWPIKAAGVVGHMDFGQRGGGHTDPGMGFPFDELIKRALSAGVAPVVPNLIDAAAAATPWVGARITKGENKLKDGAWAEFADAHIYWRSGAKAAYVIPHGGLFETWGADYQWETGPLGYPTRPFTKLDGGAVQAFEGGTLLRQDGASRGFYVHGAIGDQYKAMGWEESAVGYPTSDETPVPGTDNIVQHFEHGTLTYVPTGVKVDLTGKAA
- a CDS encoding helix-turn-helix domain-containing protein, translated to MSDVRRPDYGSEIRKLRLGRGWGRERLAEESGLTVADVDEAEQGDFDNVAAILTALEAEPLTLVLPQAMADYLRTVRPIADRVPAEQLPIALAECLGILARAAAGVEASATVRQYNVVTGGEVDIDQVVH